In Vicinamibacterales bacterium, the following are encoded in one genomic region:
- a CDS encoding response regulator, whose translation MPAPTDAPRSVLIVEDDDRLRERLARALRDRGFEVREACDHETALQAARDDSPEFVLVDLRMPGGKSGLDVIRDIKAIDAATVAVVLTGYGSIATAVEAVRLGAAEYLTKPADVDQIIAALSRQTSPLAATGQPGQVPSLARVEWEHINRVLADCGGNISRAARLLGIHRRSLQRKLDRFPSPR comes from the coding sequence ATGCCGGCTCCAACTGACGCTCCTCGGTCCGTGCTCATCGTCGAAGACGACGACCGCCTGCGAGAACGCCTTGCACGCGCCCTGCGCGATCGGGGCTTCGAGGTGCGCGAGGCCTGCGACCACGAGACCGCGCTGCAGGCGGCTCGCGACGACAGCCCTGAGTTCGTGCTCGTCGACCTTCGCATGCCCGGCGGCAAGTCGGGCCTCGACGTCATCCGCGACATCAAGGCGATCGACGCGGCAACCGTGGCGGTGGTGCTGACCGGGTACGGGTCGATCGCAACCGCGGTCGAGGCCGTGAGACTGGGTGCCGCCGAGTACCTGACCAAGCCCGCGGATGTCGATCAGATCATCGCGGCACTCTCGCGCCAGACGAGCCCGCTCGCGGCCACGGGTCAGCCAGGCCAGGTGCCGTCGCTGGCGCGCGTCGAGTGGGAACACATCAACCGCGTGCTCGCCGATTGTGGCGGCAACATCTCCAGAGCGGCACGGCTGCTGGGCATCCACCGTCGCTCCCTTCAGCGCAAGCTCGATCGATTCCCCTCACCGCGCTGA
- a CDS encoding ATP-binding protein codes for MRHPVARTGRVCQPSLDGGLRHNTARGAATTSADPVVFSDTQAGAGTPRGNVRAWWLVRLRWGWVVGQVILIGAIWGSAGVDFPIGLLLALVGAMGVTNAGLAYWMRHRPLSEAWSAAILAFDMLQLTALLSATGGAANPFSVFYLVHITAAAVTLGSRWTWCLTAFGVSCYATLFALSPTDMSAGAGGMAFGHGHEFTRHLQVMWVALTLAAALTAFFVTRLTTGLARQDREIQRMREAAAKAERLSALTTLAAGAAHELATPLMTVAVVAGELERNLTSLPSSAGGRVADDIRLIRGEVNRCREILNGIGSAAGEMPTTFTLGEFVRDVLGGVAPEHASRVTTHVSGDDARLFLPRRALVRVVSSLIDNALRASAAGQPIALRADAGRALDIVVRDEGIGMSAEILARAEEPFFTTKAPGHGLGLGLTLARSLAEQLGGRFDLDSAPGRGTTARLELPVRVKEHAGSN; via the coding sequence ATGCGCCACCCCGTCGCCCGGACCGGGCGCGTGTGCCAGCCGTCGCTCGATGGAGGGTTGAGGCATAATACGGCGCGAGGAGCCGCCACCACGAGCGCAGATCCAGTCGTCTTCTCGGACACGCAGGCCGGCGCCGGCACGCCCCGTGGCAACGTTCGGGCGTGGTGGCTGGTCCGTCTGCGGTGGGGCTGGGTCGTTGGCCAGGTCATCCTCATCGGCGCCATCTGGGGCTCCGCGGGCGTCGACTTCCCGATCGGATTGCTGCTCGCGCTGGTCGGAGCGATGGGCGTCACCAACGCCGGCCTCGCGTACTGGATGCGCCATCGGCCTCTGTCGGAGGCGTGGTCGGCGGCGATCCTGGCGTTCGACATGCTGCAGTTGACGGCGCTGCTCTCGGCAACGGGCGGAGCCGCGAACCCGTTCAGCGTGTTCTACCTGGTGCACATCACGGCCGCCGCCGTGACCCTCGGATCGCGCTGGACGTGGTGCCTCACCGCATTTGGCGTGTCGTGCTACGCGACGCTCTTCGCCTTGTCGCCGACGGACATGTCGGCCGGCGCCGGCGGGATGGCGTTCGGACACGGACATGAGTTCACGCGCCACCTCCAGGTCATGTGGGTGGCTCTCACGCTCGCCGCGGCGCTCACCGCATTCTTCGTCACGCGGCTCACGACGGGTCTCGCCAGGCAGGACCGCGAAATACAGCGGATGCGGGAGGCAGCCGCCAAGGCGGAGCGCCTCTCCGCCCTGACCACGCTGGCGGCAGGAGCGGCGCACGAACTGGCGACACCCCTCATGACCGTGGCGGTGGTGGCTGGCGAACTGGAGCGGAATCTCACCTCCCTGCCTTCGTCGGCGGGCGGCCGGGTGGCCGACGACATCCGGCTGATTCGCGGCGAGGTGAACCGCTGTCGCGAGATTCTGAATGGCATCGGCAGCGCCGCCGGGGAGATGCCGACCACGTTCACGCTCGGTGAGTTCGTGCGAGACGTGCTCGGCGGCGTGGCGCCGGAGCACGCCTCGCGCGTCACCACGCACGTGTCGGGCGACGATGCGCGTCTCTTCCTGCCGCGGCGTGCGCTCGTACGCGTCGTCTCCAGTTTGATCGACAACGCCCTGCGGGCGTCTGCCGCGGGCCAGCCGATCGCCCTCCGCGCCGACGCCGGCCGCGCACTCGACATCGTCGTTCGCGACGAGGGCATTGGCATGAGCGCCGAGATCCTGGCGCGCGCGGAGGAGCCGTTCTTCACGACCAAGGCTCCGGGACATGGACTCGGCCTGGGTCTCACGCTCGCCAGGAGCCTGGCGGAACAATTGGGGGGACGTTTCGACCTCGACTCGGCCCCGGGGCGGGGCACGACGGCCCGCCTCGAACTCCCCGTGCGGGTGAAAGAACATGCCGGCTCCAACTGA
- a CDS encoding MarR family transcriptional regulator has translation MARDLRTELKQTKPFRSLQHEALLSIQRTAAVVEHEFEADIKPYGITATQYNVLRILRGAGVDGLCRNEIRDRMLRRVPDVTRLLDRLEEMALVTRARTGDDRRFVTTRITQSGLAILATLDPLVDEVNARQVARLDKAQLRTLIDLLAEVRDR, from the coding sequence GTGGCCAGAGACCTTCGCACCGAACTCAAGCAGACCAAGCCGTTCCGCAGCCTTCAGCACGAGGCGTTGCTGAGCATTCAGAGGACCGCGGCCGTCGTCGAGCACGAGTTCGAAGCCGACATCAAGCCCTACGGCATCACCGCCACGCAGTACAACGTGCTGCGGATCCTGCGCGGCGCGGGCGTCGATGGGCTCTGCCGAAACGAGATTCGCGACCGCATGCTGCGGCGCGTCCCCGACGTCACCCGGCTGCTCGACCGACTCGAGGAGATGGCGCTCGTCACCCGCGCCCGAACCGGCGACGACCGCCGCTTCGTGACGACGCGGATCACGCAGTCCGGCCTGGCGATCCTGGCGACACTCGATCCCCTCGTGGACGAGGTGAACGCGCGTCAGGTCGCACGGCTGGACAAGGCTCAGCTGCGCACGTTGATCGATTTGCTGGCGGAAGTTCGAGACAGATAG
- a CDS encoding YceI family protein, translated as MAATTAVRTFAIDKAHSEAVFQVRHLVTRVRGRFSDFAGTIQFNEASPENSTADVTIQAATIDTNQADRDTHLRSADFFSVEQYPTLTFKSTKVTKTGSETLDVTGDLTIRGVTKPVTLKTTFLGLAKDPWGNLRAGFEAEVTINRKDFGLMWNATLETGGFLVGDEVKISLSVQAVAQ; from the coding sequence ATGGCAGCGACAACAGCGGTTCGGACGTTTGCAATCGACAAGGCCCACTCGGAGGCGGTGTTCCAGGTCCGGCACCTGGTCACCCGCGTTCGCGGACGCTTCAGTGACTTCGCAGGCACGATCCAGTTCAACGAGGCGAGCCCCGAGAACTCGACGGCCGACGTGACGATCCAGGCGGCGACCATCGACACCAATCAGGCCGATCGCGACACGCATCTCCGGTCCGCCGATTTCTTCTCGGTCGAGCAGTACCCGACGCTCACCTTCAAGAGCACGAAGGTGACGAAGACCGGCAGCGAAACGCTCGACGTGACGGGCGACCTGACGATCCGCGGCGTGACGAAACCGGTCACCTTGAAGACGACGTTCCTCGGGCTGGCGAAAGACCCGTGGGGCAACCTGCGGGCCGGGTTCGAGGCGGAGGTGACGATCAACCGGAAGGATTTCGGCCTGATGTGGAACGCCACGCTCGAAACGGGCGGGTTCCTGGTGGGCGACGAGGTGAAGATCAGCCTCTCGGTTCAGGCCGTGGCGCAGTAA
- a CDS encoding amidohydrolase family protein yields MASTVRVRAACVILIAFALIGVARAEDKPVPVLIRAGSLVDVASGTVKAGQDILIEGTEIKEVGANLKVPAGAKVIDLRGKTVLPGLIDAHTHITGQPENYYADLFRRSPIDDAVSAHIYARRTLEAGFTSVRVLGSPEYVDVALRNAINSGKVVGPRLQVAAMAVGATGGHGDVSGFSPYLRFEQTSGIADGVDAIRKLVRTEIKYGADVIKIMATAGVLSEEESVGAPQYSLEEMKAAVDEAAMWGRKVAAHAHGTEGIKRAIQAGVTSIEHGSLLDAEAIRMMKDRGTYLVADIYNDDYILAEYARLGYPPSTIEKEKKVGRLQRESFQAAAKAGVKIAYGTDAGVFPHGLNARQFAHMVKYGLTPMQAIQSATVSAADLLGWSDKVGVVAPGHHADIVAVDGDPLKDISLLEKVSFVMKDGVVIVNR; encoded by the coding sequence ATGGCATCCACCGTTCGTGTTCGTGCAGCCTGCGTCATTCTGATCGCTTTCGCCCTCATCGGTGTCGCACGCGCCGAGGACAAGCCGGTTCCCGTCCTGATTCGTGCCGGCAGTCTCGTCGACGTCGCGTCGGGAACAGTGAAAGCGGGCCAGGACATTCTGATTGAAGGGACCGAAATCAAGGAGGTCGGCGCGAACCTCAAGGTGCCTGCCGGCGCCAAGGTCATCGACCTCCGGGGGAAGACCGTCCTGCCCGGCCTGATCGACGCCCACACCCACATCACCGGTCAACCTGAGAACTACTACGCCGACCTGTTCCGCCGATCGCCGATCGACGACGCCGTGTCGGCCCACATCTACGCACGGCGAACGTTGGAAGCGGGCTTCACCAGCGTGCGCGTGCTCGGGTCGCCGGAATACGTGGACGTCGCCCTGCGCAACGCGATCAACAGCGGCAAGGTTGTCGGGCCGCGGCTCCAGGTGGCGGCGATGGCCGTCGGGGCGACGGGCGGCCACGGCGACGTGAGCGGCTTTTCGCCGTATCTGCGGTTCGAGCAGACGTCGGGTATCGCCGACGGCGTGGACGCGATCCGAAAGCTGGTTCGCACCGAGATCAAGTACGGCGCCGACGTCATCAAGATCATGGCGACGGCCGGTGTGCTGTCGGAGGAGGAATCGGTCGGCGCGCCCCAGTACTCGCTCGAGGAAATGAAGGCGGCGGTCGATGAAGCGGCGATGTGGGGCAGGAAGGTGGCGGCGCACGCGCACGGCACCGAAGGGATCAAGCGTGCGATCCAGGCGGGCGTGACGTCAATCGAGCACGGCAGCCTGCTCGACGCCGAGGCCATCAGGATGATGAAGGACCGGGGCACGTACCTCGTGGCGGACATCTACAACGACGACTACATCCTCGCGGAATACGCGCGCCTCGGCTATCCGCCATCGACGATCGAGAAAGAGAAGAAGGTGGGGCGGCTGCAGCGCGAGAGCTTCCAGGCGGCGGCCAAGGCGGGCGTGAAGATCGCGTACGGCACCGATGCGGGCGTCTTTCCGCACGGCTTGAACGCGAGGCAGTTCGCCCACATGGTGAAGTATGGCCTGACGCCGATGCAGGCCATCCAGAGCGCCACGGTGAGCGCGGCGGACTTGCTGGGCTGGAGCGACAAGGTGGGCGTCGTCGCGCCCGGTCACCACGCCGACATCGTCGCGGTGGACGGCGACCCGCTGAAGGACATCTCGTTGCTCGAGAAGGTGTCCTTCGTGATGAAGGACGGTGTCGTGATCGTCAACCGCTGA